From one Micromonospora siamensis genomic stretch:
- a CDS encoding phosphatase PAP2 family protein, translating to MTAVKESGRKPLEHFAERSVAGLVGIAAVGVAFGLLLMLVRFKWGPLYDVDHGIAEWFNGLVSPHHALVTVLQAITDLGGRPVLIWLVTIAVVGLLIRRQSRLAVYLIITGVGGLILDPSLKSLVGRLRPVVDVPVASAPGNSFPSGHALGSFVAYGALLLVFLPAMAPRWRKPAIAIVAVLVALVGLTRVALGVHFVSDVLAGWLLGALWLALTAYAFRLWRRERGRPVPPLTEGLEPEAGHEISPAPDEERVLARPWTSAAELVVGWVLVFGALYGFGMFVSYHAEGTFFATLDTEVPRWFAERHTDSLTDLSWWWSKFGDTHAILLVSLVFCPLVLAIWRRWRPVLFVVLAMFGELSLFLASARVVERPRPPVENLDGQMPTSSFPSGHIAATICLWSAMAIIVFARTDRWWRWLFVAMAVIMPVGVATSRMYRGMHHPTDFMGAILLGALWLSILYWVVKPNADVHEGNRPSIESEDVHTLDDELARAARPE from the coding sequence GTGACCGCGGTCAAGGAGTCGGGACGCAAGCCGCTCGAGCATTTCGCCGAGCGCAGCGTCGCCGGGCTGGTCGGCATCGCCGCCGTCGGGGTGGCCTTCGGGCTGCTGCTGATGCTGGTCAGATTCAAGTGGGGCCCGCTCTACGACGTGGACCACGGCATCGCCGAGTGGTTCAACGGCCTGGTGTCGCCGCACCACGCCCTGGTCACCGTGCTCCAGGCGATCACCGACCTGGGCGGCCGGCCGGTGCTGATCTGGCTGGTCACCATCGCGGTGGTCGGCCTGCTGATCCGCCGGCAGTCCCGGCTGGCGGTCTACCTGATCATCACCGGGGTCGGCGGGCTGATCCTCGACCCGTCGCTGAAGAGCCTGGTCGGCCGGCTGCGGCCGGTGGTCGACGTGCCGGTGGCCAGCGCCCCGGGCAACAGCTTCCCCAGTGGTCACGCGCTCGGCTCCTTCGTCGCGTACGGGGCGTTGCTGCTGGTGTTCCTGCCGGCGATGGCGCCCCGCTGGCGCAAGCCGGCGATCGCCATCGTGGCGGTGCTGGTGGCGCTGGTCGGGCTGACCCGGGTCGCGCTGGGCGTGCACTTCGTCTCGGACGTGCTGGCCGGCTGGCTGCTCGGCGCGCTCTGGCTCGCCCTCACCGCGTACGCGTTCCGGCTGTGGCGCCGGGAGCGGGGCCGGCCCGTGCCGCCGCTGACCGAGGGGCTGGAGCCGGAGGCCGGGCACGAGATCAGCCCTGCGCCGGACGAGGAGCGCGTGCTGGCCCGCCCGTGGACCTCGGCCGCCGAACTGGTGGTCGGTTGGGTGCTGGTCTTCGGCGCGCTGTACGGCTTCGGCATGTTCGTCAGCTACCACGCCGAGGGCACCTTCTTCGCCACGCTCGACACCGAGGTGCCGCGCTGGTTCGCCGAGCGGCACACCGACTCGCTGACCGACCTGAGCTGGTGGTGGAGCAAGTTCGGCGACACCCACGCGATCCTGCTGGTGTCGTTGGTGTTCTGCCCGCTGGTGCTGGCGATCTGGCGGCGCTGGCGGCCGGTGCTCTTCGTGGTGCTGGCGATGTTCGGCGAGCTGAGCCTCTTCCTCGCCTCGGCTCGCGTGGTGGAGCGGCCGCGCCCGCCGGTGGAGAACCTGGACGGGCAGATGCCCACCTCGTCCTTCCCGTCCGGGCACATCGCGGCGACCATCTGCCTCTGGTCGGCGATGGCGATCATCGTCTTCGCCCGGACCGACCGGTGGTGGCGGTGGCTCTTCGTGGCCATGGCGGTGATCATGCCGGTCGGGGTGGCCACCTCCCGGATGTACCGGGGCATGCACCACCCGACGGACTTCATGGGCGCGATCCTGCTCGGCGCGCTCTGGCTGAGCATCCTCTACTGGGTGGTCAAGCCGAACGCCGACGTGCACGAGGGCAACCGGCCCAGCATCGAGTCCGAGGACGTGCACACCCTCGACGACGAGCTGGCCAGAGCCGCCCGGCCGGAGTGA
- a CDS encoding cellulase family glycosylhydrolase, whose protein sequence is MRKKLSVAAAALLTALAAVFAFGQPAHAAAGFSVAGGKLYDANGNEFVMRGVNHAHTWYPQYTNSFANIKALGANTVRVVLATGDRWAKNDTADVANVISLCKQNKLICVLEAHDTTGYGEDGAATTLDRAANYWLSIASALQGQEKYVIVNIGNEPFGNQNYGAWTNDTANAIKKLRAGGIANTIMVDGPNWGQDWSFTMRNNASTVFNADPQRNTVFSIHMYGVFDTAAEITDYLGRFRSAGLPIVVGEFGFNHSDGNPDEDTIMSYAQANGIGYLGWSWSGNGGGVEYLDMATSFDPNRLTSWGQRIFNGANGIKATAKEASVYSGVTPPSPTTSPSPTTSPSPTTSPSPTTSPSPTTPPTSTPPPAGGGCTASYTIINSWPDGFQAEIKVTAGSSALKGWTTSWTFANGQAVTQSWSATISNSGATYTARNVDYNATVGAGASTTFGFIASWNNSTNARPAVSCTAS, encoded by the coding sequence ATGAGAAAGAAGCTCTCCGTCGCGGCCGCCGCGCTGCTGACGGCCCTCGCCGCCGTGTTCGCGTTCGGTCAGCCGGCGCACGCCGCCGCCGGCTTCTCGGTCGCGGGCGGCAAGCTCTACGACGCCAACGGCAACGAGTTCGTGATGCGCGGCGTCAACCACGCGCACACCTGGTACCCGCAGTACACCAACTCGTTCGCCAACATCAAGGCCCTCGGCGCGAACACCGTCCGGGTGGTGCTGGCCACCGGCGACCGCTGGGCCAAGAACGACACCGCCGACGTCGCCAACGTCATCTCGCTGTGCAAGCAGAACAAGCTCATCTGCGTGCTGGAGGCGCACGACACCACCGGCTACGGCGAGGACGGCGCCGCCACCACCCTGGACCGGGCGGCCAACTACTGGCTGAGCATCGCCAGCGCCCTCCAGGGCCAGGAGAAGTACGTCATCGTCAACATCGGCAACGAGCCGTTCGGCAACCAGAACTACGGCGCCTGGACCAACGACACCGCCAACGCCATCAAGAAGCTGCGGGCCGGCGGTATCGCCAACACGATCATGGTCGACGGCCCGAACTGGGGTCAGGACTGGTCGTTCACCATGCGTAACAACGCCTCGACGGTGTTCAACGCCGACCCGCAGCGCAACACCGTCTTCTCCATCCACATGTACGGCGTCTTCGACACCGCCGCGGAGATCACCGACTACCTGGGCCGGTTCCGCAGCGCCGGGCTGCCCATCGTGGTCGGCGAGTTCGGCTTCAACCACTCCGACGGCAACCCGGACGAGGACACCATCATGTCGTACGCCCAGGCCAACGGGATCGGCTACCTCGGCTGGTCGTGGAGCGGCAATGGCGGCGGCGTCGAATACCTCGACATGGCCACCTCCTTCGACCCGAACCGGCTGACCAGCTGGGGTCAGCGGATCTTCAACGGCGCCAACGGCATCAAGGCCACCGCGAAGGAGGCCTCGGTCTACTCCGGCGTCACCCCGCCGAGCCCGACCACCAGCCCCAGCCCGACGACCAGCCCGAGCCCGACCACCAGCCCCAGCCCGACCACCAGCCCGAGCCCGACCACCCCGCCGACCAGCACGCCGCCGCCGGCCGGTGGTGGCTGCACCGCCAGCTACACGATCATCAACAGCTGGCCGGACGGCTTCCAGGCGGAGATCAAGGTGACCGCCGGTTCGTCGGCGCTCAAGGGTTGGACGACCAGCTGGACCTTCGCCAACGGGCAGGCCGTCACCCAGTCGTGGAGCGCCACGATCAGCAACTCCGGCGCCACGTACACGGCCCGCAACGTCGACTACAACGCCACCGTCGGCGCCGGCGCCAGCACCACCTTCGGCTTCATCGCCAGCTGGAACAACTCCACCAACGCCAGGCCCGCGGTGAGCTGCACCGCGAGCTGA
- a CDS encoding GAP family protein → MNLVTVLPLAIVMIAGPQLISAIFLASSRQPRSSSLAYLIGATVGVVVPLAIWYLVFRAVKVAAGGSKDSGARHLIDWIVLALLVVLMVLVFARRKRSRPPSWMRKLEDARPRFALGLGVLLFLAMPSDEVTMASVAGSLAGHDRPWWHLLPFLLLTLLLLALPLIALLLLGRRAATMLPKVRNWANAHSWVVSELVILIFIAIVASDLAK, encoded by the coding sequence GTGAACCTGGTGACCGTGCTGCCGCTGGCGATCGTCATGATCGCCGGGCCGCAGCTGATCAGCGCGATCTTCCTGGCCTCCAGCCGGCAGCCCCGGAGCAGCTCGCTTGCCTACCTGATCGGCGCGACCGTGGGCGTGGTGGTCCCGCTGGCCATCTGGTACCTGGTCTTCCGCGCGGTGAAGGTCGCCGCGGGTGGCAGCAAGGACTCCGGCGCCCGCCACCTGATCGACTGGATCGTGCTGGCCCTGCTGGTGGTCCTGATGGTGCTGGTCTTCGCCCGCCGGAAACGGAGCCGGCCCCCGTCCTGGATGCGCAAGCTGGAGGACGCCCGGCCGCGCTTCGCGCTCGGCCTCGGCGTGCTGCTCTTCCTCGCCATGCCCAGCGACGAGGTCACCATGGCCTCGGTGGCGGGCAGCCTGGCCGGCCACGACCGGCCGTGGTGGCACCTGCTGCCGTTCCTGCTGCTGACGCTGCTGCTGCTGGCCCTGCCGCTGATCGCCCTGCTGCTGCTCGGCCGGCGGGCGGCGACCATGCTGCCGAAGGTGCGGAACTGGGCCAACGCCCACTCCTGGGTGGTCAGCGAGCTGGTCATCCTGATCTTCATCGCGATCGTCGCCTCCGACCTGGCGAAGTGA
- a CDS encoding Clp protease N-terminal domain-containing protein: protein MFERFTDRARTVVRLAVEEARADGAARPVGTEHLLLGILADRDALATRLLADAGADADDLRGRLRRHTARDGSGLAEADAAALREIGIDLAAIVARIEESFGPDALREAPPPPRRRWGRRRPARGPFSARAKKSLELSLREALALRHRHIGTEHILLGLLREGGGLGAQVLTEAGVDLADLRRRVEVALRTAA from the coding sequence CGGCTGGCGGTCGAGGAGGCCCGGGCCGACGGCGCCGCCCGGCCGGTCGGCACCGAGCACCTGCTGCTCGGCATCCTCGCCGACCGCGACGCGCTGGCCACCCGGCTGCTGGCCGACGCCGGAGCCGACGCGGACGACCTGCGCGGGCGCCTCCGCCGGCACACCGCCCGGGACGGGTCCGGCCTGGCCGAGGCGGACGCGGCCGCGCTCCGGGAGATCGGCATCGACCTGGCCGCCATCGTGGCCCGGATCGAGGAGTCCTTCGGCCCCGACGCGCTGCGCGAGGCACCCCCACCGCCCCGCCGCCGCTGGGGTCGGCGCCGGCCCGCCCGTGGCCCGTTCTCGGCGCGGGCGAAGAAGTCCCTGGAGCTGTCGCTGCGCGAGGCGCTCGCCCTGCGCCACCGCCACATCGGCACCGAGCACATCCTGCTCGGGCTGCTCCGCGAGGGCGGCGGCCTCGGCGCGCAGGTGCTCACCGAGGCCGGTGTGGATCTCGCCGACCTGCGCCGCCGGGTCGAGGTCGCCCTGCGTACGGCGGCCTGA
- a CDS encoding TIGR03557 family F420-dependent LLM class oxidoreductase translates to MVSVGYTLMSEQAGPKQLVDHAVRAEAAGFDQLVISDHYYPWLGSQGHSPYAWSVLGAVAHATSRAELMSFVTCPIRRYHPAVVAQKASTVGVLSDGRFTLGLGAGENLNEHVVGGWPHVQQRHEMFEEALQIIRPLLGGETLTFSGNHFDVPDAYLWDRPARPVPMAIAASGPSSARLAAEYGDGIVATEPDPHIIELYDDAGGAGAPRHGQVAICYGPDEAECRKLVHDQFRWFGLGWKVNADLPDPDGFAAATRFVREEDVAEGISCGPDVDRHVEAFARFVDAGFTHVSIVQVGGDTQPMFLDWAQEQLLPRLREL, encoded by the coding sequence ATGGTCAGCGTCGGATACACCCTGATGAGCGAGCAGGCCGGCCCCAAGCAACTGGTCGACCACGCCGTACGCGCCGAGGCCGCCGGCTTCGACCAGCTGGTGATCTCCGACCACTACTACCCGTGGCTGGGCTCCCAGGGCCACTCCCCGTACGCCTGGTCGGTGCTCGGCGCGGTCGCCCACGCCACCAGCCGGGCCGAGCTGATGTCCTTCGTGACCTGCCCGATCCGGCGCTACCACCCGGCCGTCGTGGCGCAGAAGGCCAGCACCGTCGGGGTGCTCTCCGACGGCCGGTTCACCCTCGGCCTCGGCGCCGGGGAGAACCTCAACGAGCACGTGGTCGGCGGCTGGCCGCACGTGCAGCAGCGGCACGAGATGTTCGAAGAGGCGCTCCAGATCATCCGGCCGCTGCTGGGCGGCGAGACGCTGACCTTCTCCGGCAACCACTTCGACGTGCCCGACGCGTACCTCTGGGACCGCCCGGCCCGGCCGGTGCCGATGGCCATCGCCGCCTCCGGCCCGTCGTCGGCCCGGCTGGCCGCCGAGTACGGCGACGGCATCGTCGCCACCGAGCCGGACCCGCACATCATCGAGCTCTACGACGACGCCGGTGGCGCCGGCGCGCCCCGCCACGGCCAGGTGGCCATCTGCTACGGCCCCGACGAGGCCGAGTGCCGCAAGCTCGTGCACGACCAGTTCCGCTGGTTCGGCCTGGGCTGGAAGGTCAACGCCGACCTGCCCGACCCGGACGGCTTCGCCGCCGCCACCCGGTTCGTCCGCGAGGAGGACGTCGCCGAGGGCATCTCCTGCGGGCCGGACGTCGACCGGCACGTCGAGGCGTTCGCCAGGTTCGTCGACGCCGGCTTCACCCACGTGTCGATCGTGCAGGTCGGCGGCGACACCCAGCCGATGTTCCTGGACTGGGCGCAGGAGCAGCTGCTGCCCCGGCTGCGGGAGCTGTGA
- a CDS encoding endonuclease/exonuclease/phosphatase family protein has protein sequence MLRVMTWNIRTGGRDAGGVDRLDRIARVVQAQRPDVLCLQELRGFDRNGLLGDVAGRVGMRPHLARSCFGQPVAVLVRPPLRVLSRGRVLRPFHHAAARVAVATDAGPLTVVSTHLNPYLGGARRAEADWLAAAVRRSGSLVLLAGDLNTLEPGVDHADRLAGLPEHYRRRHLRRDGRTVDTRAVSRLLAAGLVDLWTSGPPGAPDAAGLTVPTRHGGAEFSGMRLDYLLGTPAVAAAARACRVVRDEETDHASDHYPVLLELALSAA, from the coding sequence ATGCTGCGGGTGATGACCTGGAACATCCGGACCGGCGGGCGGGACGCCGGTGGCGTCGACCGGCTGGACCGGATCGCCCGGGTGGTGCAGGCCCAGCGCCCGGACGTGCTCTGCCTTCAGGAGCTGCGCGGCTTCGACCGGAACGGTCTGCTGGGGGACGTGGCGGGCCGGGTGGGGATGCGTCCCCACCTGGCCCGCTCCTGTTTCGGGCAGCCGGTCGCGGTGCTGGTCCGGCCGCCGCTGCGGGTGCTCTCCCGGGGTCGGGTGCTGCGCCCGTTCCACCACGCCGCGGCGCGGGTGGCGGTGGCCACCGACGCCGGACCGCTGACCGTGGTGAGCACCCACCTCAACCCCTATCTCGGGGGCGCGCGGCGGGCCGAGGCGGACTGGCTGGCCGCCGCCGTACGCCGGTCCGGGTCACTGGTGCTGCTCGCCGGTGACCTCAACACGCTGGAGCCGGGCGTCGACCACGCCGACCGGTTGGCCGGCCTGCCGGAGCACTACCGGCGCCGGCACCTGCGCCGCGACGGCCGTACGGTCGATACCCGGGCGGTGTCCCGGCTGCTCGCCGCGGGCTTGGTCGACCTGTGGACGTCCGGTCCGCCCGGTGCGCCGGACGCGGCCGGACTGACCGTGCCCACCCGGCACGGCGGCGCGGAGTTCTCCGGGATGCGGCTGGACTACCTGCTCGGCACCCCGGCCGTGGCGGCCGCGGCCCGGGCCTGCCGGGTGGTACGCGACGAGGAGACCGACCACGCCTCGGACCACTACCCGGTGCTGCTGGAGTTGGCCCTCAGCGCGGCCTGA
- a CDS encoding YihY/virulence factor BrkB family protein has translation MSSTKLVPETRLMAQEELSADDAWRTLRRHGGWHLMRDAFVRFRYGDGFSHSRAFGLQLCLAVVPFMIALTGLITKIGVAEGGQVVADTVLALTPGQSERVVQELLGDTEHIEHAGELALTLGLITGLVALTTTMAQIERGANRIYGVERDRPAVAKYIRAAVLAVSAGLPALIGFLILVGGHAMGESVQRHYEWGSLAKVTWDVVRWPLSLGLTVLAVAVLFRHAPRRNQPSLSWLFFGAGIATVLWWLASLLLAAYVKFSGGFGQTYGALTGMMALLLWANLTGMALFGGLAFAAQLEAMRIGVREPAQPDLWEPEAQQAEAVDTGEMTAL, from the coding sequence GTGAGTAGCACCAAGCTGGTCCCCGAGACCCGCCTGATGGCGCAGGAGGAACTCTCCGCCGACGACGCCTGGCGGACGCTGCGCCGGCACGGCGGCTGGCACCTGATGCGCGACGCGTTCGTCCGGTTCCGCTACGGCGACGGGTTCAGCCACTCGCGGGCGTTCGGGTTGCAGCTCTGCCTTGCCGTGGTGCCGTTCATGATCGCGCTCACCGGCCTGATCACCAAGATCGGCGTGGCGGAGGGCGGTCAGGTCGTCGCCGACACCGTGCTGGCGCTCACCCCCGGCCAGAGCGAGCGGGTGGTGCAGGAGTTGCTGGGCGACACCGAGCACATCGAACACGCCGGAGAGTTGGCGCTGACCCTCGGTCTGATCACCGGGCTGGTCGCGCTGACCACCACCATGGCCCAGATCGAACGGGGCGCGAACCGGATCTACGGTGTCGAGCGGGATCGGCCCGCCGTGGCCAAGTACATCCGGGCCGCCGTCCTCGCCGTCTCGGCCGGCCTGCCGGCGTTGATCGGCTTCCTGATCCTGGTCGGCGGGCACGCCATGGGCGAGTCGGTGCAGCGCCACTACGAGTGGGGATCGCTGGCCAAGGTCACCTGGGACGTGGTCCGCTGGCCGTTGAGCCTCGGGCTTACCGTCCTCGCCGTGGCGGTGCTGTTCCGGCACGCGCCCCGGCGCAACCAGCCCAGCCTGTCCTGGTTGTTCTTCGGGGCCGGCATCGCCACGGTGCTGTGGTGGCTGGCGAGCCTGCTGCTGGCCGCGTACGTCAAGTTCAGCGGCGGCTTCGGCCAGACCTACGGCGCGCTGACCGGGATGATGGCGCTGCTGCTCTGGGCCAACCTGACCGGCATGGCGCTCTTCGGCGGGCTGGCCTTCGCGGCCCAGTTGGAGGCCATGCGGATCGGCGTCAGGGAGCCGGCCCAGCCCGACCTGTGGGAGCCGGAGGCCCAGCAGGCCGAGGCCGTGGACACCGGTGAGATGACCGCGCTCTGA
- a CDS encoding alpha/beta fold hydrolase, producing MTTVDVNGVTLGVESFGADDAPLVLLVGGTTMLSWPDALCEHLAAGGRRVVRYDLRDSGESSTTDPEAPAYTLRDLAADAAALADTLGGGPAHLAGIGVGGMVAQLGVLDHPGAFSALTLVGTRPVAPGPPDEDLPDHDRATMSRLFARPMPDWTDRAAVAEFVATGAEIRGDDPVAARAVAARIWDRTPGTAPAVQLANQLGLVFSRLDCTPRWRERLPEIEVPTLVVHGRHDRFFPVGNGEAIAREIPGARLLVLEEAATALPDAAVGEVAEAMLRLG from the coding sequence ATGACCACCGTCGACGTCAACGGGGTCACCCTGGGCGTCGAGTCCTTCGGTGCCGACGACGCGCCCCTCGTCCTGCTCGTGGGCGGGACGACGATGCTCTCCTGGCCCGACGCGCTGTGCGAGCACCTCGCCGCCGGTGGGCGCCGGGTGGTCCGCTACGACCTGCGCGACAGCGGGGAGTCGTCGACGACGGATCCGGAGGCGCCCGCGTACACCCTGCGCGATCTCGCCGCCGACGCGGCGGCCCTCGCCGACACGCTCGGCGGAGGGCCCGCCCACCTGGCGGGGATCGGCGTCGGCGGGATGGTCGCCCAGCTGGGCGTCCTCGACCATCCCGGCGCGTTCTCGGCGCTCACCCTGGTCGGCACCCGCCCGGTCGCGCCCGGCCCGCCCGACGAGGACCTGCCCGACCATGACCGGGCGACGATGAGCCGACTGTTCGCGCGACCGATGCCCGACTGGACCGACCGCGCCGCGGTCGCCGAGTTCGTCGCGACCGGCGCGGAGATCCGCGGCGACGACCCGGTCGCCGCGCGTGCGGTCGCCGCACGCATCTGGGACCGTACGCCCGGCACCGCACCGGCGGTCCAGCTGGCCAACCAGCTGGGCCTGGTGTTCTCCAGGCTCGACTGCACACCACGCTGGCGGGAGCGCCTGCCCGAGATCGAGGTGCCCACGCTCGTCGTCCACGGCCGCCACGACCGGTTCTTCCCCGTCGGCAACGGCGAGGCGATCGCGCGCGAGATCCCCGGGGCGCGGCTGCTCGTGCTCGAGGAGGCGGCCACCGCCCTCCCCGATGCGGCGGTCGGCGAGGTCGCCGAGGCGATGCTCAGGCTCGGGTAG
- a CDS encoding diacylglycerol/lipid kinase family protein — MDGGDDKRPVTADNPAPRSAVVVNPSKVTDLDEFRRTVDDALAAAGWPAPTWHETTVEDPGRGQTEEAVKAGAEVVFACGGDGTVMACVTALAGTDTALAVLPQGTGNLLAANLGLSNDLAAGLAVAVERGMRRLDVGVVGDQCFAVMAGMGFDAQMLDSTSETTKKRIGWPAYVVGAAKHLRDRPMRVSIKIDDQPPVRRRARSVLVANVGRLQGGVRLLTDAEPDDGWLDVAVLTPRTIRQWVAMGWALVRRRGSVPRLEVLRARKVEITSNRAQPRQLDGDLIDPGRSLAAEIKPQSLWLCVPRPEQHPDLAVDADAAAERGERLIEEAQRE, encoded by the coding sequence GTGGATGGTGGAGATGACAAGCGTCCGGTGACCGCCGACAACCCCGCGCCGCGCTCCGCGGTGGTGGTCAACCCCTCGAAGGTGACCGATCTCGACGAGTTCCGCCGCACGGTGGACGACGCCCTCGCCGCGGCCGGCTGGCCCGCACCGACCTGGCACGAGACCACCGTCGAGGACCCGGGCAGGGGCCAGACCGAGGAGGCCGTCAAGGCTGGCGCCGAGGTCGTCTTCGCCTGCGGTGGCGACGGCACCGTGATGGCCTGCGTGACCGCGCTCGCCGGCACCGACACGGCGCTCGCCGTCCTGCCGCAGGGCACCGGCAACCTGCTCGCCGCCAACCTCGGCCTCTCCAACGACCTGGCCGCCGGGCTGGCGGTCGCCGTGGAGCGGGGCATGCGACGGCTCGACGTGGGCGTCGTCGGCGACCAGTGCTTCGCCGTGATGGCGGGGATGGGCTTCGACGCCCAGATGCTCGACTCCACCTCCGAGACGACCAAGAAGCGGATCGGCTGGCCGGCGTACGTGGTGGGGGCGGCCAAGCACCTGCGAGACCGGCCGATGCGGGTTTCCATCAAGATCGACGATCAGCCGCCGGTGCGCCGCCGCGCCCGGTCGGTGCTGGTGGCCAACGTGGGCCGGCTCCAGGGCGGGGTGCGCCTGCTCACCGACGCCGAGCCCGACGACGGCTGGCTCGACGTCGCCGTGCTCACTCCGCGCACCATCCGGCAGTGGGTGGCGATGGGCTGGGCCCTGGTCCGCCGGCGCGGCAGTGTGCCCCGGCTGGAGGTGCTCCGGGCCCGCAAGGTCGAGATCACCAGCAACCGGGCCCAGCCCCGGCAGCTCGACGGCGACCTGATCGACCCGGGCCGCTCGCTGGCCGCCGAGATCAAGCCGCAGTCCCTCTGGCTCTGCGTGCCGCGCCCCGAGCAGCACCCGGACCTGGCGGTGGACGCCGACGCGGCGGCGGAGCGGGGCGAGCGGCTGATCGAGGAGGCCCAGCGTGAGTAG